From Acidimicrobiales bacterium, a single genomic window includes:
- a CDS encoding DUF5808 domain-containing protein: MKDRRRRRKLGRLVTLGLAAAAIVAERRKPPDEREWHGRLGGIVPYDFRRPTLERVKASLWDPESSRLVTPQVFGVGWTLNLGRVVRLVQERRGAA; this comes from the coding sequence ATGAAGGACCGTCGCCGGCGTCGGAAGCTGGGCCGGCTCGTCACGCTGGGGCTGGCGGCGGCGGCCATCGTCGCCGAGCGCCGCAAGCCGCCGGACGAGCGGGAGTGGCACGGGCGGCTGGGCGGCATCGTCCCCTACGACTTCCGCCGCCCCACGCTGGAGCGGGTGAAGGCGTCGCTGTGGGACCCCGAGTCGTCCCGCCTGGTGACGCCCCAGGTCTTCGGCGTCGGGTGGACGCTGAACCTGGGCCGGGTGGTGCGCCTGGTGCAGGAGCGGCGGGGCGCGGCGTGA